In Bifidobacterium sp. ESL0745, one DNA window encodes the following:
- a CDS encoding LacI family DNA-binding transcriptional regulator, whose protein sequence is MGDTKTILPNKSGRMPSKRVGLKDVADELGISQTAVSFAVNDKPGVSDETKRKVKETAARMGWSPVYAAQALSSSRTMTVGFVPSRSGGNLQTETFMLHFMAGLHDSLSRKGYGILYRPAKSLQEELSIYRDWSKRKRVDGVVLVDLRSEDPRPKLLNELNIPAVLAGGPDPEDLVPSLSIDDSGTMEKILKHLLAVKRTRITYFSGNRDLDYSKMRVAAFNELSTKYALEFSAVSYTNFDAETAAAQTCSMMNGSFAPNAFIYENETMAAASLRALEQLAFSKTVPAGLQSLDGDQFPHNLPAIVSFEDSFICTATYPSITAVHRDPGEYGKRVANLLIKCLSGEPVSGNRRILQPTLVVRESTGGSGLEADEGR, encoded by the coding sequence ATGGGTGATACAAAAACCATATTGCCGAACAAGTCCGGTCGTATGCCTTCAAAACGTGTCGGTCTGAAGGATGTAGCCGATGAACTCGGCATCTCCCAGACTGCTGTTTCCTTCGCAGTCAATGATAAACCCGGCGTTTCCGATGAGACCAAACGCAAGGTCAAGGAAACGGCGGCACGCATGGGGTGGAGCCCGGTCTACGCGGCGCAGGCGTTGAGTTCTTCGCGCACCATGACGGTCGGGTTTGTGCCTTCCCGTTCGGGAGGCAACCTGCAGACCGAAACGTTCATGCTGCATTTCATGGCAGGTCTTCATGATTCTCTGAGCCGTAAAGGTTACGGCATCCTTTATCGCCCCGCCAAATCGTTGCAGGAAGAGCTCTCGATCTATCGCGACTGGAGCAAACGCAAACGTGTGGATGGGGTGGTTTTGGTTGATCTGCGCAGCGAGGACCCCCGCCCCAAACTGCTCAATGAACTCAACATACCGGCGGTTCTCGCCGGTGGCCCCGATCCCGAGGACCTTGTGCCGTCGCTTTCCATCGATGATTCAGGAACGATGGAAAAGATATTGAAACATCTGCTTGCGGTGAAACGAACCCGCATCACCTATTTTTCCGGTAACCGAGATCTGGACTACAGCAAGATGCGTGTGGCCGCCTTCAATGAACTTTCGACCAAATACGCCTTGGAGTTCTCGGCAGTAAGCTATACGAATTTCGACGCGGAAACCGCGGCGGCGCAGACCTGCTCGATGATGAACGGCAGTTTTGCCCCCAATGCCTTCATCTACGAGAACGAGACCATGGCCGCTGCAAGCCTGCGGGCCCTCGAACAATTGGCGTTTTCCAAAACCGTTCCGGCAGGGTTGCAAAGTCTTGACGGCGATCAATTCCCGCATAATCTGCCGGCTATCGTCAGTTTCGAGGACAGTTTCATCTGCACCGCCACCTATCCTTCCATCACCGCCGTGCATCGTGATCCTGGTGAATACGGCAAGCGCGTCGCCAACCTGTTGATCAAATGCCTGTCGGGGGAGCCGGTTTCGGGCAATCGCCGCATCCTTCAGCCAACGCTGGTGGTACGTGAAAGCACTGGCGGTTCTGGTCTGGAAGCGGATGAAGGCAGGTAG
- a CDS encoding glycoside hydrolase family 125 protein, whose product MEKNIGATSSNADGAQKAQAVPVSVRNFIERIHVLCGEEHKDWALTFDKAFANTLTSALRREKDGSTFLLTGDIPAMWLRDSTAQMRPYLPIAKDDPDLAELIGGLSRRQFFYITIDPYANAFNETPSGASWDKKDRTDRTSPWLWERKYEVDSLCYPVQLAWLLYRNTGYTKHFNADFVKGIQSVLDVFVTEQDHKRSPYFFIRDTTLPTDTLSNNGRGTPVAETGMTWSGFRPSDDTCTYHYLIPSNMFAYVILGYITRLFDGCDAKLPALLNNPDIVRRSATLRDGIGRGIREYGTTKNREGETVYAYEADGLGHASLMDDANIPNLLSAPYLGFCQADDPTYAATRRTLLSDENPYFYSGRYASGIGSSHTDADRVWPIALSIQGLTSESRAEKARLLDTLAATTAGTHLMHEGFDVNDPGKYTRPWFSWSNMMFCELTMDYFGIRVQM is encoded by the coding sequence ATGGAGAAAAATATCGGCGCAACATCGTCCAATGCCGATGGGGCGCAGAAAGCACAAGCGGTGCCGGTTTCGGTTCGCAATTTCATCGAGCGCATCCACGTATTGTGCGGGGAGGAGCACAAGGATTGGGCCTTGACCTTCGACAAGGCGTTCGCCAATACGCTTACCTCCGCGCTCCGGCGGGAAAAAGACGGCAGCACGTTCCTGCTGACCGGTGACATTCCCGCGATGTGGCTGCGCGATTCCACGGCCCAGATGCGGCCGTATCTGCCGATAGCCAAGGATGACCCGGATCTTGCCGAACTGATCGGGGGATTGTCGCGCCGGCAGTTCTTCTACATCACCATCGATCCGTATGCCAACGCTTTCAACGAGACGCCAAGCGGGGCTTCGTGGGACAAAAAGGACCGGACGGACCGCACCAGCCCGTGGCTGTGGGAGCGCAAATACGAGGTGGATTCGCTGTGCTACCCGGTGCAATTGGCCTGGCTGCTCTACCGGAACACCGGCTATACCAAGCATTTCAACGCTGATTTCGTCAAAGGTATCCAATCCGTCCTTGACGTTTTCGTCACCGAACAGGACCATAAGCGTTCGCCGTATTTCTTCATCCGCGACACCACGCTGCCTACCGACACGCTTTCCAACAACGGGCGAGGCACCCCCGTGGCCGAAACCGGGATGACATGGTCCGGCTTCCGCCCCAGCGATGACACCTGCACCTATCACTATCTGATACCTTCCAATATGTTCGCTTATGTGATTCTGGGCTATATCACTCGTCTGTTCGACGGCTGCGACGCCAAGCTTCCCGCCTTGCTCAACAATCCCGATATCGTCCGGCGGTCGGCAACGCTGCGGGACGGGATCGGCAGGGGAATCCGCGAATACGGCACCACCAAAAACCGCGAGGGAGAAACCGTCTACGCCTATGAAGCCGACGGGCTGGGCCATGCCTCGCTGATGGACGACGCCAACATCCCGAACCTGCTCAGCGCTCCTTATCTCGGATTTTGCCAGGCGGACGATCCGACTTATGCGGCGACGAGGCGGACGCTTTTAAGCGACGAAAATCCTTACTTCTATTCCGGTCGGTACGCTTCCGGAATCGGCTCTTCGCATACCGATGCCGATCGTGTCTGGCCGATCGCCCTTTCGATACAGGGGCTGACCAGCGAGAGCAGAGCCGAAAAGGCGCGTTTGCTCGACACGTTGGCCGCCACCACCGCCGGCACGCATCTCATGCATGAGGGCTTCGACGTCAACGATCCGGGCAAATACACGAGGCCTTGGTTCAGCTGGTCCAACATGATGTTCTGCGAGCTGACCATGGATTACTTCGGTATTCGTGTACAGATGTGA